A section of the Flavobacterium ardleyense genome encodes:
- a CDS encoding hybrid sensor histidine kinase/response regulator — MSAKKSYIPLKLLLSYIALAALVGVVAWFLYSENTLFTKNENKITVENQKILKVSQLLSNMYKAESFVRSTLQSDSNAEFNNYTQQIDTLKNEIDSLKTLTNSDYQKVLLDSVKILLSQKTENIRQLKIIKSKGTDDLAIKTALQKIDKMEGRLRKLEIEDLFKNPSKLQSNQRRVWEKYVEYINSNVPNDSTNTLSQKALDSMLTVSKKALKDVVLATASKKESLAVQEQKLLDNEILISEKLRRIVNILEKELVQNITINTENREKSLQKTNKIVAYAALVGFVLTISFLVLILNDFSKSQSYKKQLESANRATEKLLKNREQLIATVSHDLKTPLNTILGYTELLSTSELSKKQLNYTSNIKGSSEYISKLVQDLLDLTQIEAGKISIEALPFSLRKYIEEVATNIQAIYHTKPIELEIYIDESLDGLIVGDSFRLRQILTNLIGNAYKFTNEGSIRIEAAANEFLKTFTIKVIDTGIGIDLSKQQIIFEEFRQADDSVVKKYGGSGLGLTISKKMAELLGGNLQLESEVGVGSTFVLIFPLIKSTKIEKVEDLVPLSSLNLTAIVVDDDEGLLSLTTEVLQNAKIKVLSFSNPLLALQAAKNNDFDFIISDIQMPIIDGFKLLKLIQTDSDNNFSEQPTIALTGRTDLADSEYYDAGFTKVVKKPYTPNALLNCISKLFQAQQNDLELTSETIDNKSFYLDDLRAFTASDENKLVEILKIFINKSRLNLEALQTAYEGRDENTISNICHQMQPMLRQLRATKIANQLSEYEREPANIFINAEGFPNIKNEISDLLNEIEDSVNNPDRIS, encoded by the coding sequence ATGAGTGCTAAAAAAAGTTACATTCCGCTAAAACTGCTATTGAGTTATATAGCGCTTGCGGCCCTAGTAGGTGTGGTAGCCTGGTTTTTGTACTCAGAAAATACGCTTTTTACAAAAAATGAAAATAAGATAACTGTCGAAAATCAGAAGATTTTAAAAGTTAGCCAGCTGCTATCCAATATGTACAAAGCAGAGAGTTTTGTGCGAAGTACACTTCAATCTGATTCGAATGCAGAATTTAATAATTATACACAGCAGATTGATACGTTAAAAAACGAAATTGATTCGCTAAAAACTTTGACCAATAGCGATTACCAAAAGGTGTTACTTGATAGTGTCAAAATACTTCTTTCTCAGAAAACCGAGAATATCCGCCAATTGAAAATTATAAAATCAAAAGGTACTGATGATCTCGCTATAAAAACAGCCCTGCAAAAGATTGACAAGATGGAAGGTCGATTGCGTAAACTAGAGATTGAAGATCTCTTTAAAAATCCATCCAAACTACAAAGCAATCAACGACGCGTTTGGGAAAAATACGTCGAATACATCAATAGCAACGTTCCTAACGATAGCACGAATACTCTGAGTCAGAAGGCATTGGATTCTATGCTTACAGTATCAAAAAAGGCGCTGAAAGATGTTGTCCTTGCCACCGCAAGCAAAAAGGAATCTCTCGCCGTACAAGAACAAAAACTTCTAGATAACGAAATTCTTATCTCTGAGAAGCTCCGTCGAATTGTAAACATTCTAGAAAAAGAGCTGGTACAAAACATCACTATCAACACTGAAAACCGCGAAAAAAGTCTTCAAAAAACCAATAAGATTGTTGCCTACGCCGCTTTGGTGGGTTTTGTCTTAACCATTTCGTTTTTAGTACTAATTTTAAATGACTTTTCGAAATCACAATCGTACAAGAAACAATTAGAATCCGCGAATAGAGCTACTGAGAAACTACTTAAAAATCGCGAACAACTGATTGCCACGGTTAGTCACGATTTAAAAACACCTTTAAATACGATTCTTGGTTATACTGAATTGCTCAGCACTTCTGAATTATCTAAAAAACAACTCAACTACACTTCGAATATAAAAGGATCATCTGAATATATTTCCAAACTAGTTCAGGATTTACTAGATCTTACCCAAATTGAAGCAGGTAAAATTTCGATCGAAGCTTTGCCATTTTCACTTCGAAAATATATCGAAGAAGTGGCTACTAACATTCAAGCAATTTATCATACAAAACCCATCGAACTTGAGATTTATATTGACGAAAGTCTTGATGGATTAATTGTTGGAGATTCATTTAGACTTCGACAAATATTAACCAATTTGATCGGAAATGCGTACAAATTCACCAACGAAGGAAGCATCAGAATCGAAGCTGCTGCAAATGAATTTCTGAAGACATTTACCATAAAAGTAATTGATACTGGAATCGGAATCGATCTCAGTAAACAGCAAATTATTTTTGAAGAATTCCGTCAAGCGGATGACAGCGTCGTGAAAAAATATGGCGGTAGCGGACTTGGTTTAACTATCTCCAAAAAGATGGCGGAACTTTTGGGTGGAAATCTACAACTTGAAAGTGAAGTTGGTGTTGGAAGTACGTTCGTTCTGATTTTTCCACTAATCAAATCTACAAAGATAGAAAAAGTCGAGGATTTAGTTCCGCTTTCTAGTCTAAACTTGACCGCGATTGTCGTTGATGATGACGAAGGATTACTCTCCTTAACTACGGAAGTTTTGCAAAACGCCAAAATAAAAGTCCTGAGTTTCAGCAATCCTCTATTAGCATTGCAAGCAGCAAAAAACAACGATTTCGATTTTATAATTTCGGATATTCAGATGCCGATTATTGACGGTTTCAAACTTTTGAAATTGATTCAAACTGACTCTGACAACAACTTTTCCGAACAGCCGACAATCGCCTTGACTGGAAGAACAGATTTGGCAGATTCAGAATACTACGATGCAGGTTTTACAAAAGTCGTAAAGAAACCGTATACCCCAAATGCGCTGCTAAATTGCATTTCCAAATTGTTCCAAGCACAGCAAAATGATTTAGAATTAACTTCGGAAACGATTGATAACAAATCTTTTTATTTGGATGATCTCCGAGCTTTTACAGCTTCTGATGAGAATAAGTTGGTGGAGATTTTGAAGATATTTATCAATAAAAGCAGATTAAATTTAGAAGCACTTCAAACAGCTTATGAAGGTCGAGATGAAAATACAATATCGAACATTTGCCATCAAATGCAGCCAATGCTCAGACAACTGAGAGCAACAAAAATTGCTAATCAATTATCGGAATACGAGAGAGAGCCAGCAAATATTTTTATAAATGCTGAAGGTTTTCCAAATATAAAAAATGAGATTTCGGACTTATTAAATGAAATAGAAGACAGTGTTAATAATCCAGATCGTATTTCTTGA
- a CDS encoding sigma-54-dependent transcriptional regulator, which yields MNRILVIDDDVAFCKMLSSFLTRNHYDVQTAYSAQSAKELAAEHSFDLFITDLRLPDDDGIDLMVNLLTQFPTTPVILMTGYSDVATAVKALKNGASDYITKPLNPEEVLLVVAKILNDKTVPETKNEQPKPTDKKSNSEYVLGVSETSRQLAEHIDLVGPTDISVLIIGESGTGKEVIAANIHKKSSRSNKAFVAVDCGTIPKDLAASEFFGHQKGSFTGAVNDKIGYFEAANGGTIFLDEIGNLSYENQVQLLRALQERKIKPVGSNKEIAVDIRVICATNEDLRTAVKNGTFREDLYHRINEFSISSPALRDRGADLMVFAEFFLHKSNEQLNRELVGFSSETIAIFQRYKWPGNLREMQNVIKRATLLSKGDFIETSVLPQELFDIEISDSDDLISISDNEKAALINALEMTNNNKSEAAKLLQINRKTLYNKIKKYDLDY from the coding sequence ATGAACAGAATTTTGGTTATTGATGACGATGTTGCTTTTTGCAAAATGTTATCTTCCTTTTTGACGCGAAATCATTATGACGTGCAAACAGCGTATTCTGCTCAATCAGCGAAGGAGTTAGCAGCGGAGCACTCATTCGATTTATTTATAACAGATTTGAGATTGCCCGATGATGACGGAATCGATTTGATGGTAAATTTATTAACGCAGTTTCCAACAACTCCAGTCATACTTATGACCGGTTATTCTGATGTCGCGACGGCTGTAAAAGCCCTTAAAAATGGCGCTTCAGATTATATTACAAAACCTCTTAACCCTGAAGAAGTTTTACTTGTCGTTGCAAAGATCTTGAATGACAAAACAGTTCCCGAAACAAAAAATGAACAACCAAAACCTACCGATAAAAAATCTAATTCCGAATATGTTTTAGGAGTTTCTGAAACTTCAAGACAACTAGCTGAACATATTGATCTGGTTGGTCCTACCGATATTTCGGTATTAATAATTGGAGAAAGTGGGACTGGAAAGGAAGTTATAGCTGCCAATATCCACAAAAAAAGCTCTAGGAGTAACAAAGCATTTGTAGCGGTAGATTGCGGAACAATTCCGAAAGATCTAGCGGCGAGTGAATTCTTTGGACATCAAAAAGGATCTTTCACCGGAGCGGTCAATGACAAAATTGGCTATTTTGAAGCTGCGAATGGTGGAACAATTTTCCTGGACGAAATAGGGAATTTATCGTATGAAAACCAAGTACAACTTTTGCGTGCTTTGCAAGAGCGGAAAATTAAACCGGTGGGAAGTAACAAAGAAATCGCGGTAGATATTCGAGTTATTTGTGCTACCAACGAAGATTTAAGGACAGCTGTTAAGAACGGAACTTTTCGAGAAGATTTGTACCATCGTATTAATGAATTTTCCATCTCTTCTCCCGCTTTACGTGATCGAGGGGCGGATTTAATGGTCTTTGCGGAATTCTTTCTGCACAAATCAAACGAGCAATTAAATAGAGAACTCGTAGGGTTTTCTTCTGAAACGATTGCGATTTTTCAGAGATACAAATGGCCTGGAAATCTACGCGAAATGCAAAACGTGATTAAACGTGCGACTTTATTGAGCAAAGGTGATTTTATCGAAACATCCGTTTTACCACAAGAGCTATTTGATATAGAAATTTCAGATTCGGATGATTTGATATCAATCAGCGACAACGAAAAAGCAGCGCTTATCAATGCGCTAGAAATGACTAACAACAACAAATCTGAAGCAGCAAAACTCCTGCAGATTAATCGTAAGACTCTTTATAATAAGATCAAGAAATACGATCTGGATTATTAA
- the accC gene encoding acetyl-CoA carboxylase biotin carboxylase subunit, translated as MFKKILIANRGEIALRIIRTCREMGIKTVAVYSTADAESLHVRFADEAVCIGPPPSNLSYLKMSNIIAAAEITNADAIHPGYGFLSENAKFSKICGEHGIKFIGASPEMIDRMGDKASAKATMKAAGVPTIPGSEGLLESVEQLTKQAKEFGFPVIIKATAGGGGKGMRAIWKEEEIQKAWDSARQEAKAAFGNDGMYLEKLIEEPRHIEIQIVGDSYGKACHLSERDCSIQRRHQKLTEETPSPFMTDELRHAMGEAAVKAAEYIKYEGAGTIEFLVDKHRNFYFMEMNTRIQVEHPITEQVIDYDLIREQIMVAAGIPISGKNYTPKLHAIECRINAEDPYHDFRPSPGKITTLHAPGGHGVRLDTHVYAGYTIPPNYDSMIAKLITSAQTREEAINKMKRALDEFVIEGIKTTIPFHRQLMDDPAYVAGNYTTAFMDTFVMNDPE; from the coding sequence ATGTTTAAAAAAATTCTTATTGCAAATCGGGGTGAAATTGCACTTCGTATTATTAGAACCTGTCGCGAGATGGGTATCAAAACTGTAGCGGTTTACTCTACAGCAGATGCCGAAAGTTTGCACGTTCGCTTTGCAGACGAAGCGGTTTGTATCGGGCCTCCGCCAAGTAATTTATCCTACTTGAAGATGTCAAATATTATTGCTGCTGCCGAAATTACTAACGCAGACGCCATACATCCAGGTTACGGATTTCTTTCAGAAAATGCAAAATTTTCGAAAATATGTGGTGAGCACGGAATCAAATTTATCGGTGCTTCTCCAGAGATGATTGACAGAATGGGTGATAAGGCTTCGGCCAAAGCAACTATGAAGGCTGCCGGTGTTCCTACTATCCCAGGATCTGAAGGTCTGTTAGAATCAGTTGAACAATTAACAAAACAAGCCAAAGAATTCGGATTTCCAGTAATTATCAAAGCAACCGCAGGGGGTGGAGGTAAAGGAATGAGAGCAATTTGGAAAGAAGAAGAAATTCAAAAAGCTTGGGACTCTGCACGTCAAGAAGCAAAAGCTGCTTTTGGAAACGACGGAATGTACCTTGAAAAGCTGATTGAAGAACCTCGTCATATCGAGATTCAAATTGTTGGAGATTCTTACGGTAAAGCGTGTCACTTATCAGAACGTGACTGCTCTATCCAAAGACGCCACCAAAAATTAACCGAAGAAACTCCTTCCCCTTTTATGACTGACGAATTGCGTCATGCAATGGGAGAAGCAGCTGTAAAAGCAGCCGAATATATTAAGTATGAAGGCGCCGGTACTATTGAATTTCTTGTTGATAAGCACAGAAATTTCTACTTTATGGAAATGAATACTCGTATCCAAGTAGAGCACCCTATTACAGAGCAGGTAATTGATTATGATCTTATTCGCGAGCAAATTATGGTCGCAGCAGGTATTCCGATTTCTGGAAAAAACTACACGCCAAAACTACACGCGATTGAGTGTCGTATCAACGCCGAAGATCCTTACCACGATTTTAGACCATCACCGGGCAAAATCACCACACTTCATGCTCCAGGTGGGCACGGAGTACGTTTGGACACGCACGTTTACGCCGGTTATACAATTCCGCCAAATTACGACTCAATGATTGCAAAATTAATTACCTCTGCACAAACCCGTGAAGAAGCGATTAATAAGATGAAAAGAGCTTTGGACGAATTTGTTATCGAAGGTATTAAAACAACAATTCCATTTCACAGACAGTTGATGGACGATCCCGCTTATGTGGCTGGAAATTACACCACCGCATTTATGGATACTTTTGTAATGAACGATCCAGAATAA
- the accB gene encoding acetyl-CoA carboxylase biotin carboxyl carrier protein: MDIREIQNLIKFVAKSGATEVKLETDDFKITIKTTNEASAPEYTYLQAPMNPAFPTAGTPQPVMPTPVAPVADAAVSDVDSKYVTIKSPIIGTLYRKPSPDKPVFVEVGTTIAKGDVLCVIEAMKLFNEIESEISGKIVKVLVDDSSPVEFDQPLFLVDPS, from the coding sequence ATGGATATCAGAGAAATACAAAATTTAATAAAATTTGTTGCTAAGTCTGGCGCTACAGAAGTGAAGCTTGAAACAGATGATTTTAAAATTACAATCAAGACTACAAACGAAGCAAGTGCTCCTGAGTACACTTATCTTCAAGCTCCTATGAACCCGGCATTTCCTACTGCAGGAACTCCGCAACCAGTTATGCCAACGCCAGTTGCACCAGTAGCCGATGCAGCAGTTAGCGATGTTGATTCAAAATACGTGACCATCAAGTCACCTATTATTGGAACTTTGTACAGAAAACCATCTCCAGACAAGCCTGTATTCGTTGAAGTTGGAACTACAATTGCAAAAGGCGATGTTCTTTGTGTAATTGAAGCTATGAAATTGTTTAACGAAATAGAATCTGAAATTTCAGGCAAAATCGTTAAAGTTCTTGTAGATGATTCATCTCCAGTTGAATTTGATCAGCCTTTATTTTTAGTAGATCCGTCTTAA